A region from the Triticum urartu cultivar G1812 chromosome 1, Tu2.1, whole genome shotgun sequence genome encodes:
- the LOC125513555 gene encoding glutathione S-transferase 4-like codes for MAPALKVYGWAVSPFVARALICLEEAGVDYELIPMKREAGDHLLPDFLARNPFGQVPVLEDGDLTLFACNSDRKFSRRIARHVLRKYQPELLVGDGSPESAAMVDVWLEVEAHQYNPSAGAISIQCLLVPFLGGTRDQAIVDENVVKLRKVLEVYEARLSASKYLAGESVSLADLSHFSLMHYFMETEYASLVEERPHVKAWWEELKARPAARKVTEFMSPDFGMVKKAEQ; via the exons ATGGCGCCGGCGCTGAAGGTCTACGGATGGGCGGTCTCACCGTTCGTGGCACGCGCGCTGATCTGCCTGGAGGAAGCAGGCGTCGACTACGAGCTCATCCCCATGAAACGTGAGGCCGGCGACCACCTCCTGCCGGACTTCCTCGCCAGGAACCCCTTCGGCCAGGTCCCCGTTCTCGAGGACGGCGACCTCACCCTCTTCG CCTGCAATAGTGATCGGAAATTCTCACGCAGAATCGCGAGGCACGTGCTTCGCAAGTACCAGCCGGAGCTGCTGGTGGGCGACGGCTCGCCGGAGTCGGCGGCGATGGTGGACGTGTGGCTGGAGGTGGAGGCCCACCAGTACAATCCCTCGGCTGGCGCCATCTCGATCCAGTGCCTCCTCGTCCCGTTCCTCGGCGGCACGCGCGATCAGGCCATCGTCGACGAGAACGTCGTCAAGCTGAGGAAGGTGCTGGAGGTGTACGAGGCGCGGCTGTCGGCGTCCAAGTACCTCGCCGGGGAGTCGGTCAGCCTCGCCGACCTCAGCCACTTCTCGCTCATGCACTACTTCATGGAGACGGAGTACGCGTCGCTGGTCGAGGAGCGCCCGCATGTCAAGGCGTGGTGGGAGGAGCTCAAGGCCAGGCCGGCGGCGAGGAAGGTCACGGAGTTCATGTCGCCGGACTTTGGGATGGTGAAGAAAGCAGAGCAGTGA